Proteins from one Bombus pyrosoma isolate SC7728 linkage group LG16, ASM1482585v1, whole genome shotgun sequence genomic window:
- the LOC122576250 gene encoding mRNA (2'-O-methyladenosine-N(6)-)-methyltransferase isoform X1 yields the protein MLSYNFNSFTIYHNVRCTMNEVSGGKQDIPNTSSWETLSGQSASSLSTMHHHHQSLQQDATPTVAQVIVPTPVKLQTPILSSAQNISDHCSQLGHMQQSGLMTQGTPPGTFPEPELSPELQQQGWKKFWSKRENRPYFWNKLTGESLWVIPPLKPQFDPITDPLGICGVPPVSGNGTIPPGGTLKRRASEDSVVPATKKFVLAGPWDLEIPTNVIIYERAPSNLPHVHPEAEALRCSLLAKLRQCYQELCHTRESIDAPKDSFNRWLMERKVIDCGSDPLLPSQCFPEISMSMYREIMNDIPIKLVRPKFTGDARKQLSRYAEAAKKMIESRAASSESRKVVKWNAEDTFQWLRRTVGATFDDFQDRLAHLKRQCQPHLTETVKASVEGICLKIYHLSTEYAKKVKDKNNQILKDNGLGNVIPLGGPASAQRKVWCYPVQFSLPTPRLPQVDYLPEREQTMLRFHGDTACINNMHLTKLEHLYRYNCFDDKKFEMFLPRVWCMLKRYQTYLGINEGQATQMALPVTVFECLQRSFGVTFECFASPLNCYFRQYCSAFADTDSYFGSRGPFLDFRPVSGSFQANPPYCEELMEAMVNHFERLLADSTEPLSFVVFLPEWRDPAPNALIKLESSHFKRKQVVVPAMEHEYRHGFQHILPKGEVNIRAAHGTLVVWLQNAAGTARWGPTEERVEALLEAWRPGRERERDRQELLSPPRQTHQQIPSTPIPVLTTPTNPTVPLQTLSTHPI from the exons ATGTTgtcatataattttaacagTTTTAC TATTTACCACAACGTGCGTTGTACGATGAATGAAGTAAGTGGAGGAAAGCAAGACATACCAAATACTTCTTCTTGGGAAACTTTATCTGGCCAGTCTGCATCTTCGTTGTCTACTATGCATCATCATCATCAGTCGTTACAACAAGATGCAACTCCAACTGTTGCACAAGTTATAGTTCCTACTCCTGTAAAACTTCAGACACCTATCTTAAGCTCAGCACAAAATATATCTGACCACTGTTCACAACTTGGTCATATGCAACAATCAGGTCTAATGACGCAg GGTACACCACCAGGAACTTTCCCAGAACCTGAACTTTCACCTGAACTTCAGCAACAAGGATGGAAGAAGTTTTggagtaaaagagaaaatcgtccatatttttggaataaattaacTGGAGAATCATTATGGGTAATACCACCATTGAAACCTCAG TTTGACCCAATTACGGATCCACTTGGTATATGCGGTGTACCACCTGTTTCTGGAAATGGAACGATTCCCCCAGGAGGGACACTTAAACGCAGAGCTTCTGAAGATAGTGTTGTTCCAGCtacaaagaaatttgtattagC AGGACCATGGGATTTGGAAATTCCaacaaatgttataatatacgAGAGAGCTCCATCAAATTTACCTCATGTTCATCCTGAAGCAGAAGCATTACGGTGTAGTTTACTTGCAAAGTTGAGACAATGCTATCAAGAATTGTGTCATACTCGTGAATCCATAGATGCTCCAAAAGATTCTTTTAACAGATGGCTAATGGAAAGAAAGGTTATAGACTGTGGTTCAGATCCCCTTTTACCAAGTCAGTGTTTCCCTGAAATTTCTATGTCTATGTATCGTGAAATTATGAATGATATCCCTATTAAATTAGTCCGGCCAAAATTCACTGGTGATGCAAGAAAACAGCTATCGCGATACGCAGAGGCTGCAAAAAAGATGATAGAATCAAGAGCAGCTTCGTCAGAAAGTAGGAAAGTTGTAAAATGGAATGCAGAAGACACATTTCAATGGTTGAGACGAACAGTTGGTGCTACATTTGACGATTTTCAAGATCGTCTTGCACACTTAAAACGACAATGTCAACCACACCTTACAGAGACTGTAAAAGCTAGTGTTGAGGGTATTTGcctgaaaatttatcatttatcaacAGAGTATGCAAAAAAggttaaagataaaaataatcaaatattaaaggaTAATGGTTTAGGAAATGTTATACCACTAGGAGGACCTGCAAGTGCACAAAGGAAAGTTTGGTGTTATCCTGTGCAATTTTCTCTTCCAACTCCTCGACTTCCACAAGTGGATTACCTTCCTGAACGTGAACAGACAATGTTACGTTTTCATGGTGATACTGCGTGTATTAATAACATGCATCTTACTAAATTAGAACatctatatagatataattgcttcgatgataaaaaattcgaaatgttTTTACCTCGTGTTTGGTGTATGTTGAAACGTTATCAAACATATCTTGGAATTAATGAAGGACAAGCAACACAAATGGCTCTGCCTGTCACAGTTTTTGAATGTCTTCAACGATCATTCGGTGTAACATTTGAATGTTTTGCATCCCCATTAAATTGTTACTTTAGACAATATTGTTCAGCATTTGCTGATACAGATTCTTATTTTGGATCAAGAGGACCTTTCTTGGACTTTAGGCCTGTAAGCGGTTCGTTTCAAGCTAATCCACCATATTGCGAAGAACTTATGGAAGCTATGGTTAATCATTTCGAACGTCTTTTGGCTGATTCTACCGAACCTTTATCTTTCGTGGTATTCTTGCCTGAATGGCGGGATCCAGCACCTAATGCTCTTATTAAATTGGAAAGTAGCCATTTTAAGCGCAAACAAGTAGTGGTACCTGCAATGGAACACGAATATAGACATGGATTTCAGCACATATTACCAAA AGGAGAAGTTAATATTAGAGCAGCGCACGGAACATTAGTTGTATGGTTACAAAATGCAGCTGGTACTGCTCGTTGGGGTCCTACTGAAGAAAGAGTCGAAGCATTATTAGAAGCATGGCGTccaggaagagaaagagaacgagataGACAAGAACTTTTGTCACCACCAAGGCAAACACATCAGCAAATACCTTCTACGCCTATCCCTGTTTTAACAACGCCCACAAATCCAACAGTACCGTTACAAACATTATCCACGCATCCTATATAA
- the LOC122576250 gene encoding mRNA (2'-O-methyladenosine-N(6)-)-methyltransferase isoform X2, which produces MNEVSGGKQDIPNTSSWETLSGQSASSLSTMHHHHQSLQQDATPTVAQVIVPTPVKLQTPILSSAQNISDHCSQLGHMQQSGLMTQGTPPGTFPEPELSPELQQQGWKKFWSKRENRPYFWNKLTGESLWVIPPLKPQFDPITDPLGICGVPPVSGNGTIPPGGTLKRRASEDSVVPATKKFVLAGPWDLEIPTNVIIYERAPSNLPHVHPEAEALRCSLLAKLRQCYQELCHTRESIDAPKDSFNRWLMERKVIDCGSDPLLPSQCFPEISMSMYREIMNDIPIKLVRPKFTGDARKQLSRYAEAAKKMIESRAASSESRKVVKWNAEDTFQWLRRTVGATFDDFQDRLAHLKRQCQPHLTETVKASVEGICLKIYHLSTEYAKKVKDKNNQILKDNGLGNVIPLGGPASAQRKVWCYPVQFSLPTPRLPQVDYLPEREQTMLRFHGDTACINNMHLTKLEHLYRYNCFDDKKFEMFLPRVWCMLKRYQTYLGINEGQATQMALPVTVFECLQRSFGVTFECFASPLNCYFRQYCSAFADTDSYFGSRGPFLDFRPVSGSFQANPPYCEELMEAMVNHFERLLADSTEPLSFVVFLPEWRDPAPNALIKLESSHFKRKQVVVPAMEHEYRHGFQHILPKGEVNIRAAHGTLVVWLQNAAGTARWGPTEERVEALLEAWRPGRERERDRQELLSPPRQTHQQIPSTPIPVLTTPTNPTVPLQTLSTHPI; this is translated from the exons ATGAATGAAGTAAGTGGAGGAAAGCAAGACATACCAAATACTTCTTCTTGGGAAACTTTATCTGGCCAGTCTGCATCTTCGTTGTCTACTATGCATCATCATCATCAGTCGTTACAACAAGATGCAACTCCAACTGTTGCACAAGTTATAGTTCCTACTCCTGTAAAACTTCAGACACCTATCTTAAGCTCAGCACAAAATATATCTGACCACTGTTCACAACTTGGTCATATGCAACAATCAGGTCTAATGACGCAg GGTACACCACCAGGAACTTTCCCAGAACCTGAACTTTCACCTGAACTTCAGCAACAAGGATGGAAGAAGTTTTggagtaaaagagaaaatcgtccatatttttggaataaattaacTGGAGAATCATTATGGGTAATACCACCATTGAAACCTCAG TTTGACCCAATTACGGATCCACTTGGTATATGCGGTGTACCACCTGTTTCTGGAAATGGAACGATTCCCCCAGGAGGGACACTTAAACGCAGAGCTTCTGAAGATAGTGTTGTTCCAGCtacaaagaaatttgtattagC AGGACCATGGGATTTGGAAATTCCaacaaatgttataatatacgAGAGAGCTCCATCAAATTTACCTCATGTTCATCCTGAAGCAGAAGCATTACGGTGTAGTTTACTTGCAAAGTTGAGACAATGCTATCAAGAATTGTGTCATACTCGTGAATCCATAGATGCTCCAAAAGATTCTTTTAACAGATGGCTAATGGAAAGAAAGGTTATAGACTGTGGTTCAGATCCCCTTTTACCAAGTCAGTGTTTCCCTGAAATTTCTATGTCTATGTATCGTGAAATTATGAATGATATCCCTATTAAATTAGTCCGGCCAAAATTCACTGGTGATGCAAGAAAACAGCTATCGCGATACGCAGAGGCTGCAAAAAAGATGATAGAATCAAGAGCAGCTTCGTCAGAAAGTAGGAAAGTTGTAAAATGGAATGCAGAAGACACATTTCAATGGTTGAGACGAACAGTTGGTGCTACATTTGACGATTTTCAAGATCGTCTTGCACACTTAAAACGACAATGTCAACCACACCTTACAGAGACTGTAAAAGCTAGTGTTGAGGGTATTTGcctgaaaatttatcatttatcaacAGAGTATGCAAAAAAggttaaagataaaaataatcaaatattaaaggaTAATGGTTTAGGAAATGTTATACCACTAGGAGGACCTGCAAGTGCACAAAGGAAAGTTTGGTGTTATCCTGTGCAATTTTCTCTTCCAACTCCTCGACTTCCACAAGTGGATTACCTTCCTGAACGTGAACAGACAATGTTACGTTTTCATGGTGATACTGCGTGTATTAATAACATGCATCTTACTAAATTAGAACatctatatagatataattgcttcgatgataaaaaattcgaaatgttTTTACCTCGTGTTTGGTGTATGTTGAAACGTTATCAAACATATCTTGGAATTAATGAAGGACAAGCAACACAAATGGCTCTGCCTGTCACAGTTTTTGAATGTCTTCAACGATCATTCGGTGTAACATTTGAATGTTTTGCATCCCCATTAAATTGTTACTTTAGACAATATTGTTCAGCATTTGCTGATACAGATTCTTATTTTGGATCAAGAGGACCTTTCTTGGACTTTAGGCCTGTAAGCGGTTCGTTTCAAGCTAATCCACCATATTGCGAAGAACTTATGGAAGCTATGGTTAATCATTTCGAACGTCTTTTGGCTGATTCTACCGAACCTTTATCTTTCGTGGTATTCTTGCCTGAATGGCGGGATCCAGCACCTAATGCTCTTATTAAATTGGAAAGTAGCCATTTTAAGCGCAAACAAGTAGTGGTACCTGCAATGGAACACGAATATAGACATGGATTTCAGCACATATTACCAAA AGGAGAAGTTAATATTAGAGCAGCGCACGGAACATTAGTTGTATGGTTACAAAATGCAGCTGGTACTGCTCGTTGGGGTCCTACTGAAGAAAGAGTCGAAGCATTATTAGAAGCATGGCGTccaggaagagaaagagaacgagataGACAAGAACTTTTGTCACCACCAAGGCAAACACATCAGCAAATACCTTCTACGCCTATCCCTGTTTTAACAACGCCCACAAATCCAACAGTACCGTTACAAACATTATCCACGCATCCTATATAA
- the LOC122576250 gene encoding mRNA (2'-O-methyladenosine-N(6)-)-methyltransferase isoform X3, giving the protein MGNTTIETSGTKFDPITDPLGICGVPPVSGNGTIPPGGTLKRRASEDSVVPATKKFVLAGPWDLEIPTNVIIYERAPSNLPHVHPEAEALRCSLLAKLRQCYQELCHTRESIDAPKDSFNRWLMERKVIDCGSDPLLPSQCFPEISMSMYREIMNDIPIKLVRPKFTGDARKQLSRYAEAAKKMIESRAASSESRKVVKWNAEDTFQWLRRTVGATFDDFQDRLAHLKRQCQPHLTETVKASVEGICLKIYHLSTEYAKKVKDKNNQILKDNGLGNVIPLGGPASAQRKVWCYPVQFSLPTPRLPQVDYLPEREQTMLRFHGDTACINNMHLTKLEHLYRYNCFDDKKFEMFLPRVWCMLKRYQTYLGINEGQATQMALPVTVFECLQRSFGVTFECFASPLNCYFRQYCSAFADTDSYFGSRGPFLDFRPVSGSFQANPPYCEELMEAMVNHFERLLADSTEPLSFVVFLPEWRDPAPNALIKLESSHFKRKQVVVPAMEHEYRHGFQHILPKGEVNIRAAHGTLVVWLQNAAGTARWGPTEERVEALLEAWRPGRERERDRQELLSPPRQTHQQIPSTPIPVLTTPTNPTVPLQTLSTHPI; this is encoded by the exons ATGGGTAATACCACCATTGAAACCTCAGGTACTAAG TTTGACCCAATTACGGATCCACTTGGTATATGCGGTGTACCACCTGTTTCTGGAAATGGAACGATTCCCCCAGGAGGGACACTTAAACGCAGAGCTTCTGAAGATAGTGTTGTTCCAGCtacaaagaaatttgtattagC AGGACCATGGGATTTGGAAATTCCaacaaatgttataatatacgAGAGAGCTCCATCAAATTTACCTCATGTTCATCCTGAAGCAGAAGCATTACGGTGTAGTTTACTTGCAAAGTTGAGACAATGCTATCAAGAATTGTGTCATACTCGTGAATCCATAGATGCTCCAAAAGATTCTTTTAACAGATGGCTAATGGAAAGAAAGGTTATAGACTGTGGTTCAGATCCCCTTTTACCAAGTCAGTGTTTCCCTGAAATTTCTATGTCTATGTATCGTGAAATTATGAATGATATCCCTATTAAATTAGTCCGGCCAAAATTCACTGGTGATGCAAGAAAACAGCTATCGCGATACGCAGAGGCTGCAAAAAAGATGATAGAATCAAGAGCAGCTTCGTCAGAAAGTAGGAAAGTTGTAAAATGGAATGCAGAAGACACATTTCAATGGTTGAGACGAACAGTTGGTGCTACATTTGACGATTTTCAAGATCGTCTTGCACACTTAAAACGACAATGTCAACCACACCTTACAGAGACTGTAAAAGCTAGTGTTGAGGGTATTTGcctgaaaatttatcatttatcaacAGAGTATGCAAAAAAggttaaagataaaaataatcaaatattaaaggaTAATGGTTTAGGAAATGTTATACCACTAGGAGGACCTGCAAGTGCACAAAGGAAAGTTTGGTGTTATCCTGTGCAATTTTCTCTTCCAACTCCTCGACTTCCACAAGTGGATTACCTTCCTGAACGTGAACAGACAATGTTACGTTTTCATGGTGATACTGCGTGTATTAATAACATGCATCTTACTAAATTAGAACatctatatagatataattgcttcgatgataaaaaattcgaaatgttTTTACCTCGTGTTTGGTGTATGTTGAAACGTTATCAAACATATCTTGGAATTAATGAAGGACAAGCAACACAAATGGCTCTGCCTGTCACAGTTTTTGAATGTCTTCAACGATCATTCGGTGTAACATTTGAATGTTTTGCATCCCCATTAAATTGTTACTTTAGACAATATTGTTCAGCATTTGCTGATACAGATTCTTATTTTGGATCAAGAGGACCTTTCTTGGACTTTAGGCCTGTAAGCGGTTCGTTTCAAGCTAATCCACCATATTGCGAAGAACTTATGGAAGCTATGGTTAATCATTTCGAACGTCTTTTGGCTGATTCTACCGAACCTTTATCTTTCGTGGTATTCTTGCCTGAATGGCGGGATCCAGCACCTAATGCTCTTATTAAATTGGAAAGTAGCCATTTTAAGCGCAAACAAGTAGTGGTACCTGCAATGGAACACGAATATAGACATGGATTTCAGCACATATTACCAAA AGGAGAAGTTAATATTAGAGCAGCGCACGGAACATTAGTTGTATGGTTACAAAATGCAGCTGGTACTGCTCGTTGGGGTCCTACTGAAGAAAGAGTCGAAGCATTATTAGAAGCATGGCGTccaggaagagaaagagaacgagataGACAAGAACTTTTGTCACCACCAAGGCAAACACATCAGCAAATACCTTCTACGCCTATCCCTGTTTTAACAACGCCCACAAATCCAACAGTACCGTTACAAACATTATCCACGCATCCTATATAA
- the LOC122576781 gene encoding 2-oxoglutarate and iron-dependent oxygenase JMJD4 → MVQEVEVQDRRLFVNKKTTIIDWIDYVDASITYDDFFSKYLMENKPCIFKSNITENWSCKRQWNLDGAPDFDVLDISFGDCIVPVADCKKRYYNSQSKDDMKMKDYLDYWMDYAKNNYSDSMALLYLKDWHCQKLFPNAPMYTVPEYFASDWLNEYYMAHPDLNDDYRFVYMGPKGTWTPLHADVFGSYSWSANIVGKKRWLLFPPGQEDFLRDIHGQLIYDATSKELENYAVYKAYDKRSIKYIDVIQKEGEIIFVPSGWHHQVWNIEDTISLNHNWINGCNIINVWHGLKKELNSVMKEVSDCKDMSNWAEQCQLILKSTYGMDYNLFFNFLTFIAKRRLSMVLKKEDVITFNRYKLGFSHCVFDLHSIKLTLIDFINDMEEKSIYYLICEKQQAHKLLNKLLLFFQSYDSTEHSST, encoded by the exons ATGGTACAAGAAGTCGAAGTTCAAGACAGGAGGTTATTTGTTAACAAAAAGACAACCATAATCGATTGGATTGATTATGTTGATGCATCGATAACGTACGATGACttcttttcgaaatatttaatggaGAATAAAccgtgtatttttaaatcgaatataaCTGAAAATTGGTCCTGTAAAAGACAATGGAATCTAGATGGTGCACCGGATTTCGACGTCCTTGATATATCGTTTg GAGATTGTATAGTACCAGTTGCAGattgtaaaaaaagatattacaaTTCACAGTCTAAAGatgatatgaaaatgaaagattacTTAGATTATTGGATGGATTATGCAAAAAACAATTATTCAGATTCTATGGCGCTTTTGTACTTAAAGGACTGGCACTGTCAGAAATTATTCCCCAATGCTCCTATGTATACAGTTCCTGAGTATTTTGCATCCGACTGGCTAAATGAATATTACATGGCACATCCTGATTTAAATGATGATTATAGATTTGTATATATGGGTCCAAAAGGAACatg GACACCATTGCATGCAGATGTATTTGGATCATACAGTTGGTCTGCTAATATAGTTGGAAAGAAACGTTGGTTACTTTTCCCTCCAGGTCAAGAAGATTTTCTTAGAGATATACATGGTCAATTAATATATGATGCAACATCCAAAGAACTTGAAAACTATGCTGTATATAAGGCCTATGATAAgcgatcgataaaatatattgatgtAATTCAGAAGGAAggtgaaattatatttgtaccaTCTGGCTGGCACCATCAAGTTTGGAATATA GAGGATACAATTTCTCTCAATCATAATTGGATCAATggttgtaatattataaatgtgtGGCATGgattaaaaaaggaattaaacTCTGTAATGAAAGAAGTTAGTGACTGTAAAGATATGAGCAATTGGGCAGAACAGTGtcaattaatattgaaatcaaCATATGGAATGGATTATAacttattctttaattttctgacATTTATAGCTAAACGTCGTTTAAGCATGGTTTTAAAAAAAGAGGATGTAATTACCTTTAATAGATATAAACTCGGATTTAGCCATTGCGTATTCGATCTCCattcaataaaattgacaTTGATAGACTTTATTAATGATATGGAAgagaaatctatttattatttaatttgtgaaaaaCAGCAAGCCCATAAATTGTTGAACAagctgttattattttttcaatcatATGACTCAACCGAACACTCATCTACAtga
- the LOC122576771 gene encoding cyclin-Y, with protein sequence MGNKSSCCVYSSPQVGRKELGTEGVTRGLEEHLPEGGISVNNLQHISEREPEDWDSDPSLHPCAGTIFMERSKQAIENGMVRKKSQHQIADIRPLKKSSSCSTIYLDDSTVSQPNLKNTVKCVALAVYYHIKNRTSQRQIDIFDEKLHPLTREGVSEDYDKQNPEHKQIYKFVRTLFNAAQLTAECAIITLVYLERLLTYAEIDITPANWKRIVLGAILLASKVWDDQAVWNVDYCQILKDITVEDMNELERQFLEMLQFNINVPSSVYAKYYFDLRTLAEANELTFPSEPLSKEKAQKLEAMSRVYEDKVTAEALRTGIKRWSSLDNICIGGPRRSIAILS encoded by the exons ATGGGAAATAAAAGTAGTTGCTGCGTTTATTCCAGTCCTCAAGTTGGACGTAAGGAATTAGGAACCGAAGGTGTTACCCGAGGTCTTGAGGAACATTTACCAGAAGGTGGAATTAgtgttaataatttacaacataTTAGTGAACGTGAACCAGAAGACTGGGACTCAGATCCATCATTACACCCCTGTGCTGGCACTATTTTTATGGAACGATCGAAACAAGCTATTGAAA aTGGCAtggtaagaaaaaaaagtcaGCACCAAATTGCAGATATAAGGCCTTTAAAAAAGAGTAGCAGTTGCAgtacaatatatttagatGACAGTACTGTTTCACAACCAAATCTTAAGAATACAGTAAAATGCGTTGCCTTAGCTGTTTATTACCACATAAAAAACAGAACCTCACAGCGACAGATTGATATATTTGATGAGAAACTACATCCCTTAACG AGGGAGGGTGTTTCAGAAGATTATGATAAACAGAATCCAGAAcataaacaaatttacaagTTTGTGAGGACATTGTTTAATGCTGCTCAACTTACAGCTGAATGTGCCATCATAACATTAGTTTATTTAGAACGTCTGCTTACCTATGCAGAAATAGATATAACACCAGCCAATTGGAAACGAATAGTACTTGGAGCTATTTTATTAGCATCAAAAGTTTGGGATGATCAGGCTGTATGGAATGTAGATTACTGTCAAATTCTTAAAGATATTACAGTAGAAGATAT gaaTGAATTAGAAAGGCAATTCTTGGAAATGCTACAGTTCAATATAAACGTTCCTTCAAGCGTGTAtgctaaatattattttgatctTCGCACGCTCGCAGAAGCAAATGAATTAACATTCCCTAGTGAACCCCTCAGTAAAGAAAAAGCTCAGAAATTGGAAGCTATGTCCAGAGTTTATGAAGACAAAGTTACTGCTGAAGCTTTACGTACTGGTATTAAAAGATGGTCAAGTTTAGATAACATATGCATAGGTGGACCTAGACGTAGTATTGCCATTCTATCCTAA